A section of the Thermogemmatispora onikobensis genome encodes:
- a CDS encoding anti-sigma factor encodes MNCQEFEELSGAYALDALTEEERRAADEHLAQCPKCSRALQQLRSVVELFPLTVPPVEPSPRVKERILARIEEQAQQQRSGQMQPALPSQAGSYLQRRAGQRWRWAALAAVAVLLLSLLGGTFAWNISLQQQLSRLQQQVALLGSPEAPVVYSLRGTALASSARGEVMYFPRQQVTVVVVYGLPPLEGTHVYQGWLLRHQHPTSIGLLTVENGVATLNFQGPLTGYDSLAISLENGPQPSIEAPKGPVVALGTLINPAANYH; translated from the coding sequence ATGAACTGCCAGGAATTCGAAGAGCTTTCCGGCGCCTATGCCCTTGACGCGCTAACAGAAGAGGAACGACGTGCTGCTGATGAGCATCTGGCCCAGTGCCCGAAGTGCTCGCGCGCGCTGCAGCAGTTGCGCAGCGTCGTGGAGCTCTTTCCCCTCACCGTTCCTCCGGTCGAACCCTCACCGCGTGTGAAGGAGCGCATTCTCGCGCGCATCGAAGAACAGGCCCAACAGCAGCGCTCAGGCCAGATGCAGCCTGCCCTGCCTTCTCAAGCTGGAAGCTACTTGCAGCGGAGAGCAGGCCAGCGCTGGCGTTGGGCCGCACTGGCCGCTGTGGCAGTCCTGTTGCTGTCTCTCCTGGGCGGAACCTTCGCCTGGAATATCTCGCTGCAACAGCAACTCAGCCGTCTACAGCAGCAGGTAGCGCTGCTGGGCAGCCCGGAGGCCCCCGTGGTCTATTCGCTCCGTGGCACTGCTCTGGCCAGCTCAGCTCGTGGCGAAGTCATGTACTTTCCCCGCCAGCAGGTCACCGTGGTTGTGGTCTATGGACTCCCCCCTTTAGAGGGCACCCACGTCTATCAGGGGTGGCTCCTGCGTCATCAACATCCGACCAGTATTGGTCTGCTGACGGTTGAAAACGGCGTGGCCACTCTCAACTTTCAAGGGCCGCTGACCGGCTACGATAGCCTGGCCATCAGCCTCGAAAACGGTCCCCAGCCTAGCATTGAGGCACCAAAAGGTCCTGTCGTAGCTCTCGGTACGCTGATAAATCCTGCAGCAAATTATCATTGA
- a CDS encoding ferritin-like domain-containing protein has product MDEVREIPTPELKSGSPQPEAARRALLKGVALGAVAGAGLGTALSTTVSSAFLGQVAHAASSASNSCVTPIKDIFTIARTAERLAVTFYSNGLRRAYRLGLTWREIAALEAALIEEQIHENFFAQAGGDVLTSEFSFPHGEETFENLRLFIETQQQLEGVFDSAFLSAVRELAQQNRPDLAQIAAQIATVEAEHRALGRFIGRLDPADNWAFSPVLVAKVGDAPALVQKAGYLNPRPGNRFVYHPVDTTDRGVTYRTPYAVACS; this is encoded by the coding sequence ATGGATGAGGTAAGAGAGATACCGACGCCAGAGCTGAAGTCTGGATCGCCGCAGCCGGAAGCGGCCCGGCGTGCCCTTCTGAAAGGAGTAGCTCTCGGCGCGGTGGCTGGGGCTGGTCTGGGAACCGCCCTTTCTACGACTGTCAGCAGCGCTTTCCTGGGGCAGGTAGCTCATGCTGCCTCTTCGGCAAGCAATAGTTGTGTCACACCTATCAAAGATATTTTTACCATTGCGCGCACTGCCGAGCGCCTGGCCGTGACCTTTTATAGCAATGGGCTGCGGCGCGCCTATCGCCTCGGCCTCACCTGGCGTGAGATTGCTGCTCTGGAGGCGGCCCTCATCGAAGAGCAGATTCACGAGAACTTCTTTGCCCAGGCGGGGGGCGATGTCCTCACCAGCGAATTCAGCTTTCCCCACGGAGAGGAGACCTTCGAGAATCTGCGTCTCTTCATTGAGACCCAGCAGCAGTTAGAGGGAGTCTTTGACTCTGCCTTCCTCTCTGCGGTGCGTGAGCTGGCCCAGCAGAATCGCCCGGATCTGGCCCAGATTGCGGCCCAGATCGCCACTGTTGAGGCCGAGCATCGGGCCCTTGGGCGCTTTATCGGGCGGCTTGACCCTGCCGACAACTGGGCTTTCTCGCCCGTACTGGTTGCCAAGGTCGGTGATGCACCGGCCCTGGTCCAAAAAGCCGGCTACCTCAATCCCCGTCCTGGCAACCGCTTCGTCTATCATCCCGTTGACACTACCGATCGCGGCGTGACCTACCGTACGCCGTACGCTGTGGCCTGCTCCTAG
- a CDS encoding sensor histidine kinase: MFQGPRWIGGLLRRTGRRLLVEEAGASLFRGLRTRLTLWYCGVLGAALILFGVALYFGANYFLLQPLEDSAQQYARVHAAQWLAGHIDRACASPMPDNPFPAPGKQGPVMEWVQCFDAQGHPLVVGATQLPPGLLSGGLVQRAIQQGNASDIVDGGQSFGAIYRYAQAVPSADGSGVVGVVLVGESIQAQENALSLLLILLLCLGALSLVGAGLGGLFLANRALAPARLAWANQQRFIADASHELRTPLTLLRADAEVLLRSRERLQGEDAALLEDIVTETNHLAAIANNLLTLARLDSGQLHREHEVVHLAALAHNGARRIRALASQRAIRVEEEHHGQPYVIGDPLLLEQAVLVLLDNALKYNRQGGSIRIRTLERDRRALLEVCDTGIGIPPEHLPHLGERFYRVDKARSREAGGTGLGLSIARGIARLHRGQLTLASIPGQGTVATLSLPLARSGHVETLEHQPIYLGRATSGDQQSHAR; the protein is encoded by the coding sequence ATGTTCCAAGGACCCAGATGGATAGGCGGCCTCTTGAGGCGAACAGGCCGCCGGCTGCTGGTTGAAGAAGCGGGAGCGAGCCTCTTCCGTGGTCTACGCACGCGCCTGACACTCTGGTATTGCGGTGTCCTGGGAGCGGCGCTTATCCTCTTTGGAGTTGCGCTCTACTTTGGGGCCAATTATTTTCTCCTGCAGCCGTTGGAAGACTCGGCTCAGCAGTATGCTCGCGTGCATGCTGCGCAATGGCTTGCAGGGCACATTGACCGTGCCTGCGCCTCTCCCATGCCGGACAATCCCTTTCCGGCGCCTGGCAAACAAGGCCCGGTCATGGAATGGGTACAGTGCTTTGATGCTCAAGGCCATCCTCTTGTTGTCGGTGCCACTCAGCTGCCGCCGGGTCTGCTCAGCGGCGGTCTTGTGCAGCGGGCGATCCAGCAAGGGAATGCCAGCGACATCGTGGACGGAGGCCAGTCCTTCGGAGCCATCTACCGTTATGCGCAGGCGGTACCCAGTGCCGACGGCTCTGGAGTCGTGGGCGTCGTTCTGGTTGGCGAATCCATCCAGGCTCAAGAAAATGCCCTCTCATTGCTGCTAATCCTCCTGCTCTGTCTTGGGGCCTTGAGCCTGGTCGGAGCAGGCCTCGGCGGTCTCTTTCTGGCTAACCGGGCCCTGGCTCCGGCGCGGCTGGCCTGGGCCAATCAGCAACGTTTCATCGCTGACGCCTCGCATGAACTGCGTACGCCTCTTACCCTTCTGCGCGCCGATGCTGAAGTCTTGCTGCGTAGTCGCGAGCGTCTCCAGGGGGAGGACGCTGCTCTTTTAGAGGATATTGTCACTGAAACCAACCATCTAGCGGCTATTGCCAACAACCTGCTCACCCTGGCTCGCCTCGACAGCGGACAGCTCCATCGGGAGCACGAGGTCGTTCACCTGGCGGCTCTTGCCCATAATGGAGCGCGACGCATTCGCGCCCTCGCCTCGCAGCGGGCCATCCGAGTAGAGGAAGAGCACCACGGTCAGCCCTATGTAATTGGTGATCCCCTCCTGCTCGAACAGGCCGTTCTGGTTCTCCTGGACAACGCTCTCAAGTACAATCGCCAGGGCGGCAGCATCCGCATCCGCACGCTAGAGCGCGACAGGAGAGCCTTACTGGAAGTTTGTGATACTGGCATTGGCATTCCACCGGAACATCTGCCGCACCTGGGAGAGCGTTTCTATCGCGTTGACAAGGCCCGCTCGCGCGAAGCGGGAGGCACTGGCCTGGGCCTCTCGATTGCCCGTGGCATTGCCAGGCTGCATCGTGGCCAACTGACGCTGGCCAGCATCCCCGGTCAAGGTACCGTGGCAACGCTCAGCCTGCCCTTAGCTCGCAGTGGGCATGTTGAGACGCTCGAGCACCAGCCCATCTACCTCGGAAGAGCAACGTCTGGTGACCAGCAATCACATGCGCGCTGA
- a CDS encoding Asp23/Gls24 family envelope stress response protein has product MADRPNEQTTATATATQQSPIRGVAPATTGRGLEAVTPQGKTSIADNVVAKIAGIAAREIEGVHELVPAGAGAAIAGLASRVTGGDTRSLGVNVEVGQQEAAIDLNMVVDYGVSIPQVAAAVRQNIINRVGAMTGLTVKEVNIAVTDLYFPEEQARPSQARVQ; this is encoded by the coding sequence ATGGCAGATCGTCCTAATGAACAGACGACCGCAACAGCAACGGCGACACAGCAGAGTCCGATTCGCGGCGTGGCCCCGGCGACGACGGGGCGGGGCCTGGAGGCAGTGACTCCGCAGGGGAAGACCTCTATTGCCGATAACGTCGTAGCCAAGATCGCAGGCATTGCTGCCCGCGAGATTGAGGGGGTACACGAGCTTGTGCCCGCCGGAGCAGGGGCCGCCATTGCCGGTCTGGCCAGCCGCGTCACCGGTGGAGATACGCGCTCGCTCGGCGTCAATGTCGAGGTTGGGCAGCAGGAGGCGGCCATCGATCTGAATATGGTGGTCGACTACGGTGTGAGCATTCCTCAGGTGGCGGCGGCAGTGCGCCAGAATATCATCAATCGGGTAGGGGCCATGACCGGTCTTACGGTCAAAGAAGTGAATATCGCGGTGACCGATCTCTACTTCCCTGAAGAGCAGGCGCGTCCGAGCCAGGCGCGTGTACAATAG
- a CDS encoding response regulator transcription factor, which yields MHILVIEDEKRLAYLLRRVLQEERHTVDLAHDGQSGLDLALSDTYDVVILDLMLPGIDGLEICRQMRAEHVTTPVLMLTARGAIEDRVTGLNVGADDYLTKPFAMAELLARINALLRRRDRRFDDNLQLSVGDLTLDLVRHEARRAGRVIELTAKEFALLEYLMRHPGQVLSRTQIINAVWRYDIDALSNVVDIYIHYLREKIDQGFDYPLIKTVRGVGYKIEARESGK from the coding sequence ATGCATATTCTTGTCATTGAAGATGAGAAGCGTCTGGCCTATCTCTTGCGCCGTGTGCTGCAGGAAGAGCGACACACGGTAGATCTGGCTCATGATGGTCAGAGCGGTCTTGATCTGGCACTTTCCGACACCTACGACGTCGTCATTCTTGATCTGATGCTGCCGGGCATCGATGGGTTGGAGATCTGTCGACAAATGCGGGCCGAGCACGTTACCACGCCAGTGCTGATGCTCACGGCGCGCGGTGCCATTGAGGATCGGGTGACCGGCCTGAATGTGGGAGCCGACGACTATCTGACTAAACCATTCGCGATGGCCGAGCTGCTGGCCCGCATCAACGCCCTACTGCGGCGGCGCGATCGTCGCTTCGACGATAACTTACAGCTGAGCGTTGGGGACCTGACTCTCGACCTGGTGCGTCACGAGGCCCGCCGCGCGGGACGGGTCATTGAATTGACAGCGAAAGAGTTCGCCCTTCTGGAGTACCTGATGCGTCATCCTGGTCAGGTACTGAGTCGCACCCAGATCATCAATGCGGTCTGGCGGTATGATATTGATGCGCTCTCCAATGTTGTTGATATCTATATCCATTACTTGCGTGAGAAGATCGACCAGGGCTTTGACTATCCCTTGATTAAAACCGTGCGTGGTGTGGGCTATAAAATCGAAGCGCGGGAGAGCGGTAAGTAA
- a CDS encoding anti-sigma factor family protein, which yields MNCDELRSLLPELVDGRLSPAQQAEARAALAVCPDCRREFEIARQVHVFFQVLRQREGAAPLSANLERRVLSRLHQERCSLELLDLSALALTTWLRELLHMLGAFLVPDWESNEGAASVQVEPGPS from the coding sequence ATGAATTGTGACGAACTGCGATCCCTTCTTCCAGAGTTGGTCGATGGCCGCTTGTCCCCAGCCCAGCAAGCTGAGGCCCGGGCAGCGCTGGCTGTTTGTCCAGATTGTCGCCGCGAATTCGAGATCGCGCGCCAGGTCCATGTCTTTTTTCAGGTCCTGCGGCAGCGTGAAGGGGCGGCCCCTCTGTCTGCCAACCTGGAGCGACGGGTCCTGTCTCGTCTCCATCAAGAGCGCTGCAGCCTGGAGCTGCTCGACCTCTCGGCCCTGGCCCTGACCACCTGGCTCAGAGAGTTGCTGCACATGCTCGGCGCCTTTCTGGTCCCAGATTGGGAGAGTAACGAGGGAGCTGCCTCTGTGCAGGTCGAGCCAGGACCTTCATAA
- the amaP gene encoding alkaline shock response membrane anchor protein AmaP: MRNIFNRLLILLLSLVALAAGIVLILLEAGLVTAAQVSPGGFLQRQWEFLSHLNQADATTATFVGIGLALVGLILLIVELLPGKRPPAQFVIQHDSRGMVAVTRSSVNELVRYVAGTVPGILETRGAVRQEQQGLRVRVQAAISPDAAAPEVGKTLQEKLQQTLQHHLGLPVARVEIATQVASPGRGRRVR, translated from the coding sequence ATGAGAAATATATTCAATCGCCTGTTGATCTTGCTTTTGAGCCTGGTGGCTTTGGCGGCAGGGATTGTACTCATCTTGCTGGAAGCGGGGCTGGTCACCGCAGCTCAGGTTAGCCCTGGTGGCTTCTTACAGCGGCAGTGGGAGTTCTTGAGCCATCTTAACCAGGCCGATGCTACTACCGCGACCTTCGTGGGAATAGGTCTGGCACTGGTCGGTCTGATCCTGCTCATCGTGGAGCTACTGCCGGGTAAGCGCCCACCAGCACAATTCGTCATCCAGCACGATAGCCGCGGCATGGTTGCTGTGACACGCAGTAGCGTCAATGAGCTGGTGCGTTATGTTGCCGGGACGGTGCCAGGCATCCTGGAAACTCGTGGCGCTGTGCGCCAGGAGCAACAGGGCCTGCGCGTGCGCGTTCAAGCAGCGATTTCTCCAGATGCGGCAGCCCCAGAGGTGGGCAAAACGCTTCAGGAGAAGCTACAGCAGACTCTTCAGCATCACCTTGGCCTGCCAGTGGCGCGGGTAGAGATTGCGACGCAGGTCGCCTCTCCAGGACGTGGTAGGCGAGTCCGCTAG
- a CDS encoding DUF2273 domain-containing protein, with product MTARTLGLVLGFALGVVWVAFGFGATLLVAVLAFLGWLVGGIVEGRINVVTLWEDLQGRRRDLI from the coding sequence ATGACTGCTCGCACCTTGGGCCTGGTGCTAGGCTTTGCTCTCGGGGTAGTCTGGGTAGCCTTTGGCTTTGGGGCCACGCTCCTGGTTGCCGTGCTGGCCTTTCTGGGCTGGCTGGTTGGCGGCATTGTCGAGGGCCGTATTAATGTGGTGACCCTTTGGGAAGATTTGCAGGGACGCCGGCGCGATCTGATCTGA
- a CDS encoding mechanosensitive ion channel family protein: MSIQPVIDSLSKTLLEIASFVPRLINSLLLLAIGYVISLLVRWGLRFFLDHLGVQQLGERLGFAAFLRRLGLSPSVPRFLANAVFFFLLLSFFTSAARLLEFISLVDFLDAILHFVPRAISAALLVLLGGLGARFLAATVAALARSVNIGYSRLLASLVEYVLLAFLVIIAISLLGIDTTVLTTSFTILLAALGLAIALSFGFGSQEAARNIIAGYYIRRHFSPAQELRFGRYRGRFQATSGMYTTLEVSDEAGQTRLLSVPNTVFLRQIILGGPAGPMPGTAEVDGPPEGEPGPPSAPPSPSSAETPPPPGTVDEHER; encoded by the coding sequence ATGAGTATCCAACCGGTCATCGATAGCCTGAGCAAGACGCTGCTGGAGATTGCTTCATTCGTCCCTCGCTTGATTAATAGCCTGTTACTGCTGGCCATCGGCTATGTGATTAGCCTGCTGGTGCGCTGGGGACTGCGCTTCTTCCTGGATCATCTGGGAGTGCAGCAGCTCGGTGAGCGCCTCGGCTTTGCCGCTTTTTTACGCCGACTGGGCCTTTCGCCTTCGGTGCCGCGCTTCCTGGCGAATGCGGTTTTCTTCTTCCTGCTGCTGAGCTTCTTTACATCAGCTGCTCGCTTGCTTGAATTCATCAGCTTAGTTGATTTTTTGGATGCTATTCTGCATTTTGTACCGCGCGCCATCAGCGCTGCCTTGTTGGTGTTGCTTGGCGGCCTGGGAGCGCGCTTTCTGGCTGCAACCGTGGCGGCCCTGGCTCGCAGTGTCAATATTGGCTACAGCCGCCTCCTGGCTTCGTTGGTGGAGTACGTTCTACTGGCATTCCTGGTGATCATCGCTATTTCGCTGCTCGGCATCGATACGACGGTGCTGACGACGAGCTTTACGATTCTGCTGGCAGCTCTGGGCCTGGCTATCGCTTTGAGCTTTGGCTTTGGCTCACAGGAGGCGGCACGCAATATTATTGCCGGCTACTATATTCGCCGCCATTTCTCTCCCGCGCAGGAGCTGCGCTTCGGCAGATACCGGGGACGCTTTCAGGCTACTTCGGGCATGTATACGACCCTGGAGGTGAGCGACGAAGCGGGTCAGACACGCTTGCTCTCGGTCCCTAATACGGTCTTCCTGCGCCAGATTATTCTAGGCGGGCCGGCTGGCCCAATGCCTGGCACCGCTGAGGTCGACGGCCCCCCGGAAGGGGAACCGGGACCACCTTCTGCTCCTCCTTCTCCCTCATCTGCTGAGACCCCACCTCCGCCAGGCACTGTGGATGAGCACGAGCGGTGA
- a CDS encoding DUF4383 domain-containing protein, protein MRQFDLARGFALVIGIVFLLVGILGFILNPTEGALLGIFAVNIEHNVIHLLVGILGIAAAFTGWSRLYAQALGIVYLLVGILGFIPGLAPDGMLLGLVHINLADNLLHLVVGAAAAIVGFLPLGRQAMSGESYGRVR, encoded by the coding sequence ATGAGACAGTTTGATCTTGCTCGTGGTTTCGCTCTGGTCATCGGGATCGTTTTCTTGCTGGTTGGCATCCTTGGCTTCATTCTGAACCCGACCGAGGGGGCGCTTCTGGGCATCTTCGCGGTCAATATCGAGCACAACGTCATCCATCTGCTCGTAGGTATCCTGGGCATTGCGGCGGCCTTTACAGGCTGGTCACGCCTCTACGCTCAGGCACTCGGAATCGTCTACTTGCTGGTCGGCATTCTGGGCTTCATTCCGGGCCTCGCTCCCGACGGAATGCTGCTCGGCCTCGTCCATATCAACCTGGCCGATAATCTGCTCCATCTGGTTGTTGGGGCTGCCGCGGCCATCGTTGGCTTCCTGCCGCTCGGCCGCCAGGCCATGTCGGGCGAGAGTTACGGGAGAGTGCGCTAA
- a CDS encoding RNA polymerase sigma factor, producing MPRARPPQIPVEELSDETLVRAISLGVVWALEMLYERYHRLLYSITYRMIKDHQVAEDLLQEAFLAVWQNAGSYSSRMGSVQNWLISIMRHRAIDYLRRLRTHAELRGMPLEDAATSEEMVSADAWDAVWRSVQGAQLRRALALLSSEQRLVIELAYFEGWTHSEIARAYGLPLGTVKARMRLGLMRLRSILERLGTIEG from the coding sequence ATGCCCAGAGCAAGGCCCCCGCAGATCCCTGTGGAAGAGCTGAGCGATGAAACGCTCGTGCGGGCGATTTCCCTCGGCGTGGTCTGGGCTTTAGAAATGCTCTATGAGCGTTACCATCGCCTGCTCTACTCAATAACGTATCGCATGATCAAGGATCATCAGGTTGCTGAGGACCTGCTCCAAGAAGCCTTTCTGGCGGTCTGGCAGAACGCCGGCAGCTACTCATCGCGCATGGGCTCGGTCCAGAACTGGTTGATCTCGATCATGCGCCACCGGGCGATCGATTACCTGCGTCGCCTGCGCACTCACGCTGAGCTGCGCGGGATGCCGCTGGAAGATGCTGCCACCAGCGAGGAAATGGTCTCTGCCGATGCCTGGGATGCGGTTTGGCGCTCTGTCCAGGGAGCACAGCTACGTAGGGCGCTCGCGCTGCTCTCCAGCGAGCAGCGCCTGGTCATTGAGTTGGCCTATTTCGAGGGCTGGACCCACTCCGAAATTGCCCGCGCTTATGGCCTTCCCCTGGGCACGGTCAAGGCGCGCATGCGCCTGGGCTTGATGCGCCTGCGCAGTATTCTTGAACGACTCGGCACTATCGAAGGCTAG
- a CDS encoding YceI family protein has protein sequence MKRKSIIVAVVLVVVVIAVLVGGFLVYTQHFANSVNQPHQAAGPISVTGTPTTISGLRTFQIVPDQTTASYSVYENLIIENKPHNKVVGTTHTVQGSFGVRTDPSPLIGNMKITVDLRTLQTDSPRRDNYVQRNALQTDQYPYATFVSVLSQGLPASYSDGQNVHFKLIGNLTMHGKTNRATFDVQGKLSGNTITGTATTTIYMTDFGIQPPNLANIAISENQVTLSITFTARATGS, from the coding sequence ATGAAAAGGAAGAGCATCATCGTTGCAGTTGTGCTCGTGGTGGTGGTCATTGCCGTCCTTGTTGGCGGCTTTCTGGTCTATACCCAGCATTTTGCCAATAGCGTCAACCAGCCGCATCAGGCGGCGGGACCGATCAGCGTCACAGGGACGCCGACCACGATCTCAGGGCTACGCACCTTCCAGATTGTGCCCGATCAGACCACGGCAAGCTACAGCGTGTATGAGAACCTCATTATTGAGAACAAGCCGCATAACAAAGTTGTCGGCACAACCCATACGGTCCAGGGCAGCTTTGGCGTGCGTACCGATCCTTCGCCGCTCATCGGCAACATGAAGATCACCGTCGATCTGCGAACCTTGCAAACCGATTCGCCGCGACGCGACAACTATGTGCAGCGCAATGCTCTCCAGACCGATCAGTATCCCTATGCGACCTTTGTCTCCGTCCTCTCTCAGGGCTTGCCTGCCAGCTACAGCGATGGCCAGAATGTTCATTTCAAGCTGATCGGCAACCTGACCATGCATGGCAAGACCAACCGTGCTACATTCGATGTCCAGGGCAAACTCAGCGGCAACACCATTACGGGCACGGCGACCACGACAATCTATATGACAGACTTCGGCATTCAGCCGCCGAATCTGGCCAACATTGCCATTTCCGAAAACCAGGTGACGCTTAGCATCACCTTTACCGCCCGCGCCACTGGGAGCTGA
- a CDS encoding sigma-70 family RNA polymerase sigma factor translates to MDESMLSDAALVMRCQRELPEITRSFEELVRRYTQRIYTLVYRIVANREEAEDITQDVLLKAYYSLPQLKHPAQFSTWLYRMATNAALDSLERRRRHPWASPIEQVPEPLQPSPAATVALAHPEEQLLRNELRDCINTVLCTLEREQAQILVMRELEELSYDDIARVLEVSLGAIKMRLHRARLAFQRLFLKLCGQYARVVRSRPRPERSGQRRPPQQAQQQRKRGEEQP, encoded by the coding sequence TTGGACGAGAGCATGCTTAGCGATGCCGCTCTGGTGATGCGCTGCCAGCGCGAGCTGCCTGAGATCACGCGCAGTTTCGAGGAACTGGTTCGGCGCTATACCCAGCGCATCTATACCCTGGTCTATCGGATCGTCGCCAACCGCGAAGAAGCGGAGGATATCACGCAGGATGTCTTGCTCAAAGCGTACTACTCCTTACCCCAGCTTAAGCATCCCGCCCAGTTTTCAACGTGGCTGTATCGTATGGCAACCAACGCCGCACTGGACTCGCTGGAGCGCCGCCGGCGCCATCCCTGGGCCTCTCCCATTGAGCAGGTTCCAGAGCCGCTGCAGCCGTCGCCAGCAGCAACGGTCGCCCTGGCTCATCCCGAGGAGCAGCTCCTGCGAAATGAGCTGAGAGATTGTATTAATACCGTTCTCTGTACGTTGGAGCGAGAGCAAGCTCAGATCCTTGTGATGCGAGAGCTGGAAGAGCTGAGCTACGACGATATAGCGCGCGTGCTCGAGGTGAGCCTGGGCGCCATCAAAATGCGTCTGCATCGGGCCAGGCTGGCCTTCCAGCGTCTCTTTCTCAAGCTCTGTGGGCAGTATGCGCGGGTGGTACGCTCCCGCCCTCGGCCAGAGCGCTCAGGGCAACGACGTCCTCCGCAGCAGGCTCAGCAGCAGCGGAAGAGAGGAGAGGAGCAGCCATGA
- a CDS encoding PAS domain-containing sensor histidine kinase, with amino-acid sequence MTGTFPEEGPPARGPSIEQLLQENHTREVIDNSPDCIKLLDHEGHLLWLNRGGIRALEIEDVASCLNSEWVTFWSGEGRRLAEQALAEARSGRVGHFEGFCPTMKGTPRWWQVTITPFLDHEGRISCLLAISRDITERKQAEAALKASEERFRSLAEHAPIIIWQTDTTGAAVYFNSTWQQFTGRSFEQCQGWQWTAALHPSDRRRVLEHWQMALTAQQPYETQFRLLGADGEYHDMLVRTAPYSDASLSFAGYIGTMLDISKQTALERQRDAFLSLATHELKTPLTALLGNIQLARRLLQRLASAANLDEETRLQLFEQAQGLLERGEQHLRRQNRLINDLLEMSRNQDERLELRLAHWDLVEIVRETVQDLQLAFPQRVISLKLPEKEPLFVYVDRDRIEQVVHNYLTNALKYSPPEEPIEVGVERNDIVARCWVCDAGPGLPDEAREHIWERFYQVPGIRPYQNAGASLGLGLYISRRLIQQQGGEVGVESREGAGSTFWFALPLVAPPEGLSASTDEPPEDVGRSEGAA; translated from the coding sequence ATGACTGGAACCTTTCCGGAGGAGGGTCCTCCCGCCAGGGGACCTTCTATCGAGCAACTGCTTCAGGAGAACCATACTCGCGAGGTTATTGATAATAGCCCCGACTGTATCAAGTTGCTCGACCACGAGGGCCACTTGCTCTGGCTCAACCGCGGTGGTATACGGGCTTTGGAGATCGAGGATGTGGCCAGCTGCCTCAATAGCGAGTGGGTGACTTTCTGGTCAGGCGAGGGTCGCCGCCTGGCCGAGCAGGCCCTGGCAGAGGCCCGCTCTGGACGGGTGGGACACTTTGAAGGCTTCTGTCCTACTATGAAGGGCACTCCACGCTGGTGGCAGGTGACAATTACCCCTTTCCTTGACCACGAAGGGCGCATTTCTTGCTTGCTGGCAATTTCGCGCGATATCACGGAGCGCAAGCAGGCTGAGGCAGCGCTTAAGGCCAGTGAGGAGCGCTTCCGCAGCCTGGCTGAGCATGCCCCTATCATTATTTGGCAAACCGATACAACGGGAGCCGCTGTCTATTTCAATTCGACCTGGCAGCAGTTTACTGGGCGGTCATTCGAGCAGTGTCAGGGCTGGCAGTGGACCGCTGCGCTTCATCCCTCTGATCGCCGGCGCGTCCTGGAACACTGGCAGATGGCTTTGACAGCTCAGCAGCCTTACGAGACCCAGTTTCGCTTGTTGGGTGCCGATGGCGAGTATCACGATATGCTGGTCCGTACCGCCCCTTACAGCGATGCCAGTCTCTCGTTCGCCGGCTATATCGGTACTATGCTTGACATTAGCAAGCAAACAGCTCTGGAGCGCCAGCGGGATGCTTTCTTGAGCCTGGCAACTCATGAGTTAAAGACACCGCTGACGGCTCTGCTGGGTAATATCCAGCTTGCACGCCGCTTGCTGCAGCGTCTGGCAAGCGCGGCTAATCTGGATGAAGAGACTCGACTGCAGCTTTTTGAACAGGCTCAGGGACTGCTAGAGCGGGGCGAGCAACATCTACGCCGCCAGAACCGCTTGATTAATGACCTACTGGAAATGTCGCGTAACCAGGACGAGCGGCTGGAGCTGCGCCTGGCTCATTGGGACCTGGTGGAGATCGTGCGCGAGACGGTGCAGGATCTGCAGCTGGCTTTCCCACAGCGTGTGATCAGTCTCAAATTACCAGAGAAGGAGCCTCTCTTCGTTTATGTCGATCGTGATCGCATTGAGCAGGTTGTCCATAATTATCTCACTAATGCACTAAAGTACTCGCCTCCCGAGGAACCGATTGAGGTGGGTGTGGAGCGCAACGATATTGTGGCACGCTGTTGGGTGTGCGATGCCGGACCTGGCTTGCCTGATGAGGCCCGCGAGCATATCTGGGAGCGCTTCTATCAGGTGCCCGGTATTCGACCCTACCAGAACGCCGGGGCCAGCCTGGGACTCGGCCTTTATATCAGCCGACGCCTCATTCAGCAGCAGGGCGGCGAGGTGGGCGTTGAGAGCCGCGAAGGGGCAGGCTCGACTTTCTGGTTTGCGCTACCGCTGGTCGCTCCACCCGAGGGACTCAGTGCCTCTACTGACGAACCTCCAGAGGACGTCGGCAGATCAGAAGGGGCTGCCTGA